In Aequorivita sp. H23M31, a single window of DNA contains:
- a CDS encoding DUF2683 family protein has translation MEITLKINKRTKAGRAFLAMLDVFVKDSKGVEVISADSKVSESESPYDPEFVKMVKEAAASKERYEIDPDDIWGSLGLE, from the coding sequence ATGGAAATTACTTTAAAAATAAATAAACGCACAAAAGCCGGTCGTGCCTTTCTAGCGATGCTGGACGTATTTGTCAAGGACAGCAAAGGCGTAGAAGTGATTTCCGCAGACTCCAAAGTTTCTGAATCGGAAAGCCCCTACGATCCCGAATTTGTAAAAATGGTCAAGGAAGCCGCAGCCAGTAAAGAGCGGTATGAAATTGATCCCGACGATATATGGGGAAGTTTAGGGTTAGAGTAA
- a CDS encoding DUF2683 family protein, producing MEITLKINKRTKAGRAFLAMLDVFVKDSKGVEVISADSKVSEPESPYDPEFVKMVKEAAASKEWHEVKDVNDLWESL from the coding sequence ATGGAAATTACTTTAAAAATAAACAAACGCACAAAAGCCGGCCGTGCCTTTTTGGCGATGCTGGACGTATTTGTCAAGGACAGCAAAGGCGTAGAAGTGATTTCAGCAGACTCCAAAGTTTCCGAACCCGAAAGTCCCTACGACCCCGAATTTGTAAAAATGGTCAAGGAAGCCGCAGCCAGTAAGGAATGGCACGAGGTAAAGGACGTAAATGATTTATGGGAAAGTTTATAG
- the recC gene encoding exodeoxyribonuclease V subunit gamma, whose amino-acid sequence MPIQLGISNSLKSLVDQLSEQLGKQTSVFQPVYIVTQTAGMNIWLKQQLAQKLGIAANIQFLKPNDAIHLLFKKLSGKYLFQSISAHDLNWLIFDILNEPEFTNRFQKIAEYYNQDGLEGEIKRMALAEKIADLFDQYQVYRAHEMDRWNEGENWESLRGVRDENDEAWQKYIWNRAREIAQDKFSDKTYIGKHILQELENPESVEKLQQEVPALYFFGLSLITEYHLQIIYKVSEYIKVTFLFQNPAPWKYWYEDRSEKIVDFLKHIGKYESYEEAEGNPLLTSWGRLTQNTFKMFFKDDDTLNALEDFGVKEPATDSLLHQVQNSVFNNQKDEIHFSPEQISDGTITLNSCYSPTREVEVLYNYLVHLIDQENENLSARDIIVMVSDIDLYGSYIKAVFDNAPYKFPYTIADESYVVSDTISNALHSILSLGEGQFTSEKVISILDFSAIRRRFQIEDLDSIRRAVDAANIRFGFSGNREDDTDYVSWEYGLNRIMFGLCMHGGEEYGEGESSFYPIDIVEGFDMFNIVRFVHFVRVLKQNIKSRAQSRNITKWVQYVEETLFTFIGEIDENPDEDYILLQNQLEQYNRLDSFYEKNVDYEVFKYNFLPTLANARQSSNFASYGITFCSLIPMRSIPFKVVALLGMDLDKFPRQNRPVSFDLIEKKKQTGDRDIKENDKQLFLDTLLSAEKYFYLSYVGQSSKNNEPIPPSALVDELVDFIATRSENADAVRDNFIQKHPLHGFSKKYNTRENPELYSYLLNNISGEAKPLGEKKEQEFDFDEIELSRLISFLRNPPKGYYQRVLNCYYDDDEVGLEEVEKFNLNHLEKWFFKDMYISDIQEISDAFIDKQRKLGNLPLKNMGTIEIEKVIEEMRTARDAFRGCCGDEEEQSLDINLLINDSVLTGKIHGSFGENLVRYSVSSKSDDRKLAAFIEHLALAAHGESRTLHFVDKTGAIHRATPLSQGEAKEILSNLMSFYTTGHKELLPFHFDFVPKNTKNLKEFYESKLDSYLIVDDFNNRFPDIYVQKAIRAGEFAKEGRFERYEELLELFTDIINNRFEKL is encoded by the coding sequence ATGCCCATCCAACTCGGAATTTCAAATTCTTTAAAAAGTCTCGTTGACCAGCTCTCGGAACAGCTCGGCAAACAGACTTCGGTTTTTCAGCCCGTATATATTGTCACCCAGACGGCGGGAATGAATATTTGGCTAAAACAGCAACTGGCACAAAAGCTGGGGATTGCCGCCAATATCCAATTCCTAAAACCGAATGACGCCATTCATCTTCTATTTAAAAAACTGTCCGGAAAATATTTGTTCCAATCCATATCCGCCCACGATTTAAATTGGTTGATTTTCGATATTCTGAATGAACCTGAATTTACAAATCGCTTTCAAAAGATTGCTGAATATTACAATCAGGATGGTTTGGAAGGAGAGATAAAACGAATGGCCTTGGCGGAGAAAATAGCCGATCTTTTTGACCAATATCAAGTCTATCGCGCTCACGAAATGGACCGATGGAATGAAGGTGAAAATTGGGAAAGTTTAAGAGGCGTCCGTGATGAAAATGACGAAGCGTGGCAAAAATATATTTGGAATCGCGCGCGTGAAATCGCCCAGGATAAGTTTTCTGATAAAACCTATATTGGAAAACACATTCTTCAAGAATTGGAAAATCCAGAGTCGGTGGAAAAACTTCAACAAGAAGTGCCCGCCCTTTACTTTTTCGGCTTAAGTCTTATCACCGAATATCACCTTCAGATAATTTATAAGGTTTCTGAATATATAAAAGTGACTTTTCTTTTTCAGAATCCTGCACCGTGGAAGTATTGGTATGAGGACCGTTCGGAAAAGATTGTGGATTTCCTAAAGCATATCGGCAAATACGAATCTTACGAAGAAGCCGAAGGAAATCCGCTGCTCACCAGTTGGGGCCGACTGACCCAGAACACTTTTAAAATGTTTTTCAAGGATGATGACACGCTGAATGCACTTGAGGATTTTGGGGTAAAGGAACCTGCAACAGATTCACTTCTGCATCAAGTACAAAACAGTGTATTTAACAATCAAAAAGATGAAATCCACTTTTCTCCCGAACAGATTTCCGATGGTACCATCACCTTAAATTCCTGTTACAGTCCCACCCGCGAAGTGGAAGTGCTGTACAATTATTTGGTGCACCTTATCGACCAGGAAAATGAAAATCTTTCTGCGCGGGATATCATCGTGATGGTTTCGGATATTGACCTGTACGGGTCGTATATCAAGGCCGTTTTTGACAATGCACCTTACAAATTTCCCTATACCATCGCCGATGAAAGCTATGTGGTTTCCGACACCATTTCAAACGCCCTGCATTCAATTTTGTCGTTAGGCGAAGGTCAGTTTACTTCCGAAAAAGTTATTAGTATTTTGGATTTTAGCGCCATTAGAAGACGGTTTCAGATAGAAGATTTGGACAGCATTCGGCGCGCGGTGGATGCGGCTAATATCCGTTTCGGGTTTAGTGGAAATCGCGAGGACGACACCGACTATGTAAGTTGGGAATATGGATTGAACCGAATTATGTTCGGCCTATGTATGCACGGCGGTGAGGAATATGGCGAAGGGGAAAGCAGTTTTTATCCCATAGATATCGTGGAAGGTTTCGATATGTTCAATATCGTCCGTTTTGTACATTTTGTGCGCGTGCTCAAACAAAATATTAAGAGTAGAGCCCAGTCCCGCAATATAACGAAATGGGTGCAATATGTGGAGGAAACGCTTTTCACCTTTATTGGCGAAATTGATGAAAACCCTGATGAAGATTATATTCTACTTCAAAACCAGCTGGAACAGTACAACCGATTGGACAGTTTTTATGAAAAAAATGTAGATTATGAAGTCTTTAAATACAACTTCCTGCCCACGCTGGCCAATGCACGACAGAGCAGCAATTTCGCTTCCTATGGAATTACTTTCTGCTCGCTGATTCCGATGCGAAGTATTCCGTTTAAAGTGGTGGCGCTGTTGGGAATGGATTTGGATAAGTTCCCACGGCAAAACCGACCGGTGAGTTTTGATTTGATTGAAAAGAAAAAACAGACCGGCGACAGGGATATCAAGGAAAACGACAAACAGTTGTTCTTGGATACATTGCTTTCTGCCGAAAAATATTTTTATCTCAGTTATGTGGGCCAAAGTTCCAAGAATAACGAGCCTATTCCACCTTCTGCATTGGTGGATGAATTGGTGGATTTTATCGCCACCCGTTCCGAAAATGCTGATGCCGTTAGGGACAATTTTATTCAAAAGCATCCCTTGCACGGGTTTAGCAAGAAGTATAATACCAGGGAAAATCCGGAACTGTATTCTTATTTGCTGAACAATATTTCAGGAGAAGCCAAACCTCTTGGAGAGAAGAAGGAGCAGGAGTTTGATTTTGATGAAATTGAACTTTCACGCCTAATTTCCTTTCTTCGAAATCCTCCAAAAGGTTATTATCAAAGAGTATTGAATTGCTATTACGACGATGATGAAGTAGGGCTGGAGGAAGTGGAAAAATTCAATTTGAATCATTTAGAAAAATGGTTTTTCAAGGATATGTATATCAGCGATATCCAAGAAATTTCCGATGCTTTTATTGATAAGCAACGAAAGTTGGGAAATCTGCCCTTAAAAAATATGGGGACCATCGAAATAGAGAAAGTTATTGAAGAAATGCGCACTGCCCGTGATGCATTCAGAGGTTGTTGTGGTGATGAGGAAGAGCAATCTTTGGATATAAATCTTCTGATAAATGATTCAGTCTTAACTGGAAAAATCCACGGTTCCTTCGGTGAAAATCTGGTGAGATATTCTGTCTCCTCAAAATCTGATGATCGAAAATTGGCTGCATTTATTGAGCATCTCGCACTTGCTGCCCACGGTGAGAGCAGAACCCTTCATTTTGTGGATAAAACGGGAGCAATCCATCGGGCTACTCCATTAAGCCAAGGTGAAGCTAAGGAGATTCTTTCCAATTTAATGTCTTTTTATACTACCGGACATAAGGAATTGTTGCCCTTCCATTTTGATTTTGTTCCAAAGAACACAAAAAACCTCAAGGAATTTTATGAATCTAAATTGGATTCCTATCTCATCGTAGACGACTTCAATAACAGATTTCCCGATATCTATGTCCAAAAAGCCATTCGTGCGGGGGAGTTTGCCAAGGAAGGAAGGTTTGAGCGCTATGAAGAATTGCTGGAGCTTTTTACGGATATCATTAATAACAGATTTGAGAAACTTTAA
- a CDS encoding Txe/YoeB family addiction module toxin, translated as MGKFIVFLSDQAKKDIRKHKRSGDKVVGKKIRTILEELKHHPETGTGKPERLKHELSGYWSRRINQKDRMVYSIDNDIVTVEVVSAMGHY; from the coding sequence ATGGGAAAGTTTATAGTTTTTTTATCTGACCAGGCCAAAAAGGATATTCGAAAACATAAAAGATCAGGTGACAAAGTCGTAGGTAAAAAAATTAGGACCATTCTTGAGGAACTCAAGCATCATCCCGAAACTGGCACCGGAAAACCTGAACGTTTAAAACACGAACTTTCTGGTTACTGGTCGCGCCGTATAAATCAAAAAGATCGGATGGTTTATTCTATCGACAATGATATTGTTACCGTGGAGGTTGTGTCGGCAATGGGGCATTATTAA
- a CDS encoding acetate--CoA ligase family protein, whose protein sequence is MVNKQLLQPESIVVIGGSNDIKKPGGNMLRNILAGGFDGGLTVVNPKEERVQGIKSYSTVEEIPNADLAILAIAAKYCPATIKTLAEEKNTKAFIIISAGFGEGDEQGKKWEDEIRETVNSVNGCLIGPNCIGVITEKYKGVFTAPVPPFNPKGCDLISGSGATAVFIMEAGMALGVTFAYVFSTGNAAQTTVEDILEYMDLNFDPEKDPLIKLLYLETVSNPKKLLKHASSLIKKGAKIAAIKAGSTEEGSRAATSHTGAIASSDMTVRALFHKAGIVYCSSREQLLSVAAIFNYRKLKGKNIAIITHAGGSAVMLADQLSKGGLKVPEISGPDAEKLKSFLYPGSSIANPIDFLATGTAEQLGIIIDYCEHKFDNIDAMVVVFGSAGLFNVENVYNVLSVKLEICNKPIFPVLPSVVNAQNEIQSFLRKGHIHFPDEVVLGKALAQVFNTPAPQSQEISLPKIDSEKIRKVIDSASDGYLSPSQTVEILDAAGIPRVHEIVESSKKNLLKALENISFPVVMKVVGPLHKSDAQGVILNIANQEEAGETFDSLMKIKEAKAVMVQPQLAGLELFVGVMKEPGFNHTILCGLGGIFIEVLQDVSAGLSPISKNEATEMVQSLRGYKLIQGARGQKGANEAIFIEIIQRLSALVEAAPEIVEMDINPLIGTQESIIAVDARIKVQKT, encoded by the coding sequence ATGGTCAACAAACAACTCCTCCAACCTGAAAGTATAGTAGTAATCGGTGGTTCCAACGACATCAAAAAACCAGGTGGCAATATGCTCCGGAATATTCTTGCCGGTGGCTTTGATGGTGGATTGACCGTTGTAAATCCAAAGGAAGAAAGAGTTCAGGGAATTAAAAGTTATTCAACGGTTGAGGAAATCCCCAATGCAGATTTAGCAATTCTGGCCATTGCTGCCAAATATTGTCCTGCGACTATCAAAACTTTGGCAGAAGAAAAAAACACCAAGGCTTTTATAATTATTTCCGCAGGTTTTGGAGAAGGTGATGAACAGGGAAAAAAATGGGAAGATGAAATAAGAGAAACCGTAAACAGCGTAAACGGGTGTTTGATCGGTCCCAATTGCATCGGGGTTATCACCGAAAAATATAAAGGCGTTTTCACTGCTCCTGTCCCACCCTTCAATCCAAAAGGTTGTGATTTAATTTCTGGTTCTGGAGCCACCGCAGTCTTTATTATGGAAGCTGGAATGGCATTGGGAGTAACTTTCGCATATGTGTTCTCTACAGGAAACGCTGCCCAGACAACCGTAGAAGATATTTTGGAATATATGGATCTTAATTTTGATCCCGAAAAAGATCCACTTATAAAATTGCTATATCTTGAAACCGTTTCCAACCCCAAGAAACTTTTAAAGCACGCCTCTTCACTAATTAAAAAGGGAGCAAAAATTGCCGCAATAAAAGCTGGAAGCACTGAAGAAGGAAGTCGTGCTGCTACTTCCCATACCGGAGCCATTGCCAGTAGTGATATGACCGTACGGGCACTGTTTCACAAAGCAGGAATTGTATATTGCAGCAGTCGCGAGCAATTATTGAGCGTGGCCGCTATTTTTAATTATCGAAAACTAAAAGGAAAAAACATTGCCATCATCACCCACGCCGGCGGTTCGGCAGTAATGCTGGCGGATCAACTTTCTAAGGGCGGACTGAAAGTACCAGAGATTTCTGGCCCCGATGCCGAAAAACTCAAATCCTTTTTATATCCTGGTTCCTCCATTGCCAATCCAATAGATTTTTTGGCCACAGGAACTGCTGAGCAACTTGGAATCATTATCGATTACTGCGAACATAAATTCGACAATATCGATGCGATGGTTGTGGTCTTTGGAAGTGCGGGACTTTTTAATGTGGAAAATGTTTATAATGTATTAAGTGTAAAACTCGAAATCTGCAACAAGCCCATTTTCCCTGTGCTTCCTTCCGTAGTCAATGCACAAAATGAAATCCAATCTTTTCTAAGGAAAGGTCATATCCATTTTCCAGATGAAGTTGTTTTGGGAAAAGCCTTGGCGCAGGTTTTTAATACACCAGCACCGCAATCCCAGGAAATTTCATTACCGAAAATTGATTCTGAGAAAATCCGAAAAGTTATTGATTCTGCTTCTGATGGATATTTATCTCCTTCACAAACCGTGGAAATATTGGATGCAGCAGGAATTCCAAGAGTCCACGAAATTGTGGAAAGTTCAAAGAAGAATTTATTGAAGGCTCTTGAAAACATTAGTTTTCCGGTGGTAATGAAAGTTGTGGGTCCTCTTCACAAATCCGATGCACAAGGAGTAATTCTGAATATCGCCAACCAAGAAGAAGCGGGTGAAACTTTTGATTCGTTAATGAAAATAAAGGAAGCAAAGGCAGTAATGGTCCAACCTCAACTCGCGGGATTGGAATTGTTTGTCGGCGTGATGAAAGAACCCGGATTTAACCACACTATTTTATGTGGTTTAGGTGGAATCTTTATTGAAGTGCTCCAAGACGTTTCCGCAGGACTAAGTCCTATTTCCAAAAATGAAGCCACCGAAATGGTCCAATCCCTTCGCGGTTATAAATTGATCCAAGGAGCGAGAGGTCAAAAAGGCGCCAATGAAGCTATTTTTATAGAGATTATCCAACGCTTATCTGCCTTAGTAGAAGCTGCGCCCGAAATTGTTGAAATGGATATCAATCCGTTAATTGGAACGCAGGAATCGATTATTGCGGTGGATGCACGGATTAAGGTTCAAAAGACTTAA
- the recB gene encoding exodeoxyribonuclease V subunit beta gives MSTPKNFDVTQVPLDNKNLIEASAGTGKTYSVAIMVLRLILEKEIRINQILMVTFTKAAVAELEERIRRFVRLAQRYAHKEAIGDDSIKKIVDSVAQEKGMEFVQDKLKSAVINLDETAVLTIHSFCQQTLTEFAFETNQLFNAEMLSDLNPVLEEATQKFWRENITGMDKNLLSNMLNHGLSIASIMDVVKNHMDGKLFYLFDSDKNYDLIENEEKVLEELEAASNILEHSKDILLSNIEDEREELKRICEGHGSAKKTYLSLINDSASFCKQLKKHLKDGTDYPKKIFPEIVRLQEIVNESEEIVNNIAVNSLQNLYKFALQKIIPDVERKKTQFNQMTFDDVITKLYFALNRENTNQAKQKLQQDLIRQLQWKYKAVFIDEFQDTDALQYAIFQKAFENNTILFFIGDPKQSIYAWRKADIETYFEARRNVDRQYSMQTNYRSSKNLVDALNHFFLPEVGFDTFYYETDSENGEESAIEYIPVSTPKGSTKGEMHYGGEAVVPVSVYTDQNKGNIRVQVVKQISDLLNNPEYTIKGRRIKPSDIGILVRSNAEANDIKASLSRVNIPAVTVTDSKVVQSLEAHEMVYILDAILNHSRAKVNRVLTTSFINWTPDEILRLDEDVIIERFRNYLLKWQQSGIYAALTDFIHGFQIQQNLLSAHTENGERIITNLYHLMEVLYRTENRQHFGPAELLDWLKINRNKPESSDDEMIQRVESDEDAVRIVTIHSSKGLEYNIVIAPSLDFAPRSKAQDKDKIIGIRNADGQYISIKRSEADDEMERLYNVQSEQENRRLLYVALTRAVYKCFVYRNTHYKSSSLKTFLDAINLEESQGLIEEIPALENTPKAYRPEKESEQFPLKAKNFQLAHRNWTRTSYSSLAADMEYIKRENYTLKEDEYDDFVFRELTKGAKTGNFIHHIFETIDFADSERWEFAIERAIGRFVPDKKEAYPEKIETFLKQVLQTEITAGKEKFKLSDIPHTELLHEMEFDFPMELFSIKSLEKLIENGVTVKNPEDFPQQIEGIMTGFVDLFFRHNGKFYVLDWKTNYLGPSLEDYNQEAVSQAMTDNNYHLQYLIYSYAVKLYLEHRLGDSFDYERDFGGAIYLFVRGMRNGQNTGIYFSKPSVEQMGLMKEAFGS, from the coding sequence ATGAGTACTCCTAAAAATTTTGACGTTACCCAAGTTCCTTTGGATAATAAAAACCTGATTGAAGCCAGCGCAGGAACGGGGAAAACCTATTCGGTGGCCATTATGGTGCTGCGATTGATTTTGGAAAAAGAAATCCGAATCAACCAGATCTTGATGGTGACATTTACCAAAGCTGCTGTTGCCGAACTGGAAGAACGCATTCGAAGATTTGTCCGACTTGCTCAGCGATATGCCCACAAGGAAGCGATTGGTGATGATTCCATTAAAAAGATAGTGGATTCCGTTGCCCAAGAGAAAGGAATGGAATTCGTTCAGGATAAATTAAAATCAGCGGTCATAAACCTTGATGAAACCGCTGTACTGACCATTCATAGTTTCTGCCAACAAACATTGACGGAATTTGCTTTTGAAACCAATCAGCTTTTTAACGCTGAAATGCTTTCGGATTTAAATCCCGTTTTGGAGGAAGCTACCCAAAAGTTTTGGCGTGAGAATATCACGGGAATGGATAAAAATCTGCTTAGCAATATGCTGAATCACGGTCTGTCCATTGCATCGATTATGGACGTGGTAAAAAATCATATGGATGGGAAATTATTTTATTTATTCGATAGCGATAAAAATTACGACCTTATAGAAAATGAGGAAAAGGTATTGGAAGAACTGGAGGCCGCTTCGAATATCTTAGAACATTCAAAGGATATCCTTTTATCCAATATTGAAGATGAAAGGGAGGAATTAAAACGAATCTGTGAGGGACACGGAAGCGCAAAAAAGACATATCTTTCTTTGATTAATGATTCAGCCAGCTTTTGCAAACAACTTAAAAAACATTTAAAGGATGGTACTGATTACCCAAAGAAAATTTTTCCAGAAATAGTAAGACTCCAAGAAATTGTCAATGAATCCGAAGAAATAGTTAATAACATTGCCGTCAATTCGCTACAAAATCTTTATAAATTCGCCCTTCAAAAAATAATTCCTGACGTAGAGCGCAAGAAAACACAATTCAACCAGATGACGTTTGATGACGTTATTACCAAATTATATTTTGCGTTAAACCGAGAAAATACAAACCAGGCAAAACAAAAGTTGCAGCAGGATTTAATTCGGCAGCTGCAGTGGAAATACAAAGCAGTGTTTATCGATGAATTCCAGGATACGGATGCCTTGCAATACGCCATCTTTCAAAAGGCTTTTGAGAACAACACTATTCTCTTTTTTATTGGCGATCCCAAACAGTCTATTTACGCCTGGCGGAAAGCTGATATAGAAACTTATTTTGAAGCCAGACGGAATGTGGATCGCCAATATTCGATGCAGACCAATTATCGCTCCTCCAAAAATCTGGTAGATGCCTTGAACCATTTCTTTTTACCAGAGGTGGGATTCGATACTTTTTATTATGAAACGGATTCTGAAAATGGAGAAGAATCGGCCATTGAATATATCCCTGTAAGCACTCCCAAAGGTTCGACAAAAGGAGAAATGCATTATGGTGGAGAAGCGGTCGTTCCGGTAAGTGTTTATACGGATCAAAATAAAGGAAACATTCGCGTACAAGTTGTCAAGCAGATTTCAGATTTATTAAACAATCCTGAATACACTATAAAAGGACGCCGAATCAAACCATCGGATATTGGTATTTTGGTACGCTCCAATGCCGAGGCTAACGATATTAAAGCGTCGTTGTCACGAGTGAATATTCCTGCTGTAACCGTTACCGATTCCAAGGTGGTGCAATCTTTGGAAGCCCACGAAATGGTTTATATATTGGATGCTATCCTTAATCATTCGCGCGCAAAAGTGAATCGCGTTTTGACCACTTCCTTTATAAATTGGACCCCAGATGAAATCCTCCGTTTGGATGAAGACGTCATCATCGAACGTTTCAGGAATTATCTTTTAAAATGGCAACAAAGTGGGATTTACGCTGCGTTGACCGATTTTATCCACGGTTTTCAGATTCAGCAAAATCTACTTTCGGCACATACCGAAAATGGGGAGCGAATCATCACTAATTTATATCATTTGATGGAAGTGCTTTACCGCACGGAAAACAGGCAGCATTTTGGGCCGGCAGAACTTTTGGACTGGTTGAAAATAAATCGAAATAAGCCTGAAAGCAGCGATGATGAAATGATACAACGTGTGGAATCTGATGAAGATGCGGTCCGCATAGTTACCATTCACTCAAGTAAGGGACTTGAATACAATATTGTTATTGCTCCCAGTCTGGATTTTGCTCCACGTTCGAAAGCGCAGGATAAAGATAAAATAATTGGCATCCGCAATGCGGACGGTCAATATATCAGCATAAAGCGAAGCGAGGCTGATGATGAAATGGAACGTTTATATAATGTTCAAAGCGAACAGGAAAATCGCAGGCTATTATATGTAGCCCTGACCCGAGCAGTTTATAAATGTTTTGTTTATCGCAATACACATTATAAATCCTCTTCTTTAAAAACCTTTTTGGATGCCATTAACTTGGAAGAAAGCCAAGGTCTTATAGAAGAAATTCCCGCATTGGAAAATACGCCCAAGGCTTACCGACCTGAAAAGGAAAGCGAGCAATTCCCATTGAAGGCAAAAAATTTCCAATTGGCCCATAGGAATTGGACGCGTACCAGTTACAGTAGTCTCGCTGCCGATATGGAATATATAAAACGGGAGAATTACACGCTTAAGGAAGATGAATATGACGATTTTGTATTTCGGGAATTGACCAAGGGCGCCAAGACCGGAAACTTTATCCACCACATTTTTGAAACTATCGACTTTGCCGATTCCGAAAGATGGGAATTCGCCATTGAACGAGCCATCGGCAGATTTGTTCCCGATAAAAAAGAAGCCTACCCCGAAAAAATTGAAACCTTCTTAAAACAAGTATTGCAAACTGAAATCACAGCTGGAAAAGAAAAATTCAAACTTTCAGACATTCCCCATACTGAACTTTTACACGAAATGGAATTCGATTTCCCGATGGAACTGTTTTCCATAAAATCTTTGGAAAAATTAATCGAAAACGGCGTAACCGTCAAAAACCCGGAAGACTTTCCCCAGCAGATTGAGGGAATAATGACCGGGTTTGTCGATCTGTTCTTTAGGCACAATGGCAAATTCTATGTCTTGGACTGGAAGACTAATTATTTAGGCCCCAGTTTGGAAGATTACAATCAAGAAGCTGTTTCACAAGCGATGACGGACAATAATTATCATCTTCAATATTTAATTTATTCTTATGCTGTAAAACTTTATCTGGAGCACCGTTTGGGTGATTCTTTTGATTATGAGCGGGATTTTGGAGGGGCTATTTACCTTTTTGTGAGAGGAATGCGAAATGGCCAGAACACAGGAATCTATTTTTCAAAGCCATCAGTAGAGCAGATGGGGCTGATGAAAGAGGCGTTTGGAAGTTGA